Proteins encoded within one genomic window of Methanolacinia paynteri:
- a CDS encoding ammonium transporter, translating into MIIFMILIAGLVMPVAAGDPSGAETYESDPTTAINFTWVLICGFLVMLMQAGFGLLEAGLTRAKNAANIMMKNMADFCIGALGYWAVGFALMMGTASGITGLIVGLNGFFLVGDAYDVSTIELWFWQMVFCATAATIVSGAMAERTKFSTYCIASLVVTAFIYPLYGHWMWGGGWLSQLGALDFAGSGVVHAVGGFIALAGAWLVGPRVGKFKKDGTPVGIPGHSITLAILGVFILWFGWFGFNPGSTLAATDLRISVIAANTVLAAAAGGLMAMLLTWKKYGKADVPMTGNGIVAGLVAITAPCAWVSPPAAVLIGLVAGALVILSVWFIEWKLKIDDPVGAISVHGTNGIWGILALGLLADGTYGGVTGLLYGDAGFMMAQIISAVTVFVWAFGMGAIMFYILKKTIGIRVTDREQIEGLDIGEHGMTAYPDFLQAEPLIKEG; encoded by the coding sequence ATGATCATTTTTATGATCCTGATTGCAGGACTGGTTATGCCGGTTGCGGCCGGAGACCCGTCGGGAGCTGAAACTTACGAAAGCGATCCGACTACTGCAATCAACTTTACATGGGTTTTAATCTGTGGTTTTCTGGTAATGCTGATGCAGGCCGGTTTCGGCCTTCTTGAAGCAGGACTGACACGTGCAAAGAATGCAGCAAACATCATGATGAAGAACATGGCTGATTTCTGCATCGGTGCACTGGGTTACTGGGCAGTCGGATTCGCCCTCATGATGGGAACTGCGTCAGGAATAACCGGACTTATAGTAGGTCTGAACGGGTTCTTCCTCGTGGGGGATGCATACGATGTTTCCACCATTGAACTATGGTTCTGGCAGATGGTCTTCTGTGCGACAGCAGCCACGATCGTATCCGGAGCCATGGCCGAGAGGACGAAATTCAGCACATACTGTATTGCGAGCCTGGTTGTAACCGCATTCATCTATCCGTTATACGGACACTGGATGTGGGGAGGCGGATGGCTTTCGCAGCTCGGCGCTCTTGACTTCGCAGGATCGGGTGTAGTCCACGCAGTCGGCGGTTTCATTGCACTTGCCGGTGCATGGCTCGTAGGGCCGAGGGTCGGCAAGTTCAAGAAGGACGGAACACCTGTTGGTATTCCCGGCCACAGCATTACGCTTGCAATACTTGGTGTATTCATCCTCTGGTTCGGATGGTTCGGGTTCAACCCGGGCAGCACACTGGCTGCAACGGATCTCAGGATCTCGGTAATCGCGGCAAACACTGTGCTTGCAGCGGCTGCCGGCGGACTGATGGCTATGCTCCTTACGTGGAAGAAGTACGGCAAAGCCGATGTCCCGATGACCGGAAACGGTATCGTCGCAGGACTTGTTGCAATCACAGCCCCGTGTGCATGGGTGAGCCCTCCCGCGGCGGTATTAATCGGACTGGTTGCAGGAGCACTCGTAATTCTCAGCGTATGGTTCATCGAGTGGAAGCTGAAGATCGACGACCCGGTCGGTGCGATCTCGGTTCACGGAACAAACGGCATCTGGGGTATTCTCGCCCTGGGACTTCTTGCGGACGGAACCTACGGCGGAGTCACGGGACTGCTTTACGGTGATGCCGGGTTTATGATGGCACAGATCATAAGTGCAGTAACAGTCTTCGTCTGGGCATTCGGAATGGGAGCAATCATGTTCTACATACTGAAGAAGACAATCGGAATACGTGTTACCGACCGCGAACAGATCGAGGGCCTGGATATCGGCGAACATGGCATGACAGCCTACCCCGACTTCCTGCAGGCTGAACCACTGATTAAGGAAGGGTGA
- a CDS encoding P-II family nitrogen regulator, which yields MIELIKVEAIIRSQKIDEVKVALDALGVGSMNVSEVRGRGQQKGIVQNWRGAEYTVDFIPKTKLELVVKDDIVEKVVDVICSVASTGNIGDGKIFLSPVIDAIRVRTKERGDDAL from the coding sequence GTGATTGAATTGATAAAAGTAGAAGCAATTATCCGGTCTCAAAAGATTGACGAAGTGAAGGTCGCCCTCGACGCCCTGGGCGTGGGATCGATGAACGTATCCGAGGTCCGCGGAAGAGGCCAGCAGAAAGGAATCGTCCAGAACTGGCGTGGTGCGGAATACACCGTCGACTTCATACCGAAGACCAAACTCGAACTGGTCGTCAAGGATGACATTGTCGAGAAGGTTGTCGATGTCATTTGCAGTGTTGCAAGCACCGGAAATATCGGTGACGGAAAGATCTTCCTAAGCCCGGTCATTGATGCCATCCGCGTCAGGACAAAGGAGCGTGGAGACGATGCGTTATAA